DNA from Paratractidigestivibacter faecalis:
AACACGTCCCCAATTTGAGGGGCGGCGGGCTACCTCAGGCTGGGGTGGCGCTCCTCGTCCCACCAAGTCAGACGGGCGATGTTGCCCTTGATGTGCTCGCAGGAGGCGTGAAGCTGGGCCTCCTCCGCCTCGGTGAGCGAGAGCGTGACGACCTCCTCGACGCCCGCGGCGCCCACCACGCACGGCAGGCTGGTGTAGTGGCCGGACTCGCCGTACTCGCCCGTAAGCAGCGTGGAGCAGGCCGTGACCAGATGCTCGTCGGAGACCACGGCGCGCACCAGGCGCACGGCGGCGTTGGCGATGGCGTACTCCGTGCATCCCTTGCCCGCGTAGGTCACGTAGCCGCCAAAGCGGGCGTCCTTCTCGACCTGCGCAAGGTTAAAGCCAAAGCGGTCGGGCTGCTCGGCGGCGAGCTCGGCCAGCGGCTTTCCGCCGAAGTTGACGGCAGACCACGCGGCAAACTGAGAGGTGCCGTGCTCGCCCAGCATGTAGGCGCAGATGGAGCGCTGGTCCAGGTTGACGCGGCGGGCAATGGCGTTCTTGAGGCGCGCGGAGTCCAGGGCCGTGCCGGAGCCGATGATGCGGCGCGGGTCGTAGCCGGTGAGGTGCCAGATCTCCGTGGCAACCACGTCGCAGGGGTTGGAGATGGTGACGATGACGCCCCCAAAGCCGGCGTCCACCAGGCGGCGCGGCCAGGTGCGGGTGATCTCGGCGGTCACAAAGAGCTCGCCGTCACGGTCGCCGGCGGCCTTGGCCACGTCACCGGCGGCGTTGACCACCACGTCGCAGCCGGCGAGAAGCTCGTACTTCTCGCCGCAGTTGACCACGCGGCAGTTGTGCGGGTAGAAGCTCATGGAGTCGGTGAGGTCCTGGCACTCGCTCTCCAGCTTCTGCGCGTTGATGTCGGCGAGGTAGAGCTCGTCTGCCACACCCTGCATGAGCAGGCTGTTTGCCACGTGCGCGCCCACATGGCCCTGTCCGATGACGCCGATCTTGCGAATGAGTGCCATGCTGGCTCCCGTCTCTTGTCCCCTAGGCGCGCCGGCGGTGCGCAAGCGGATTCTAGCGCGGCCACGTGACCAACGCGTGACAGGGAGCGTCCCCGGGCCCCGGCGAGGCCCACCTACCCGGGCAGCTGCCCCGCGTAGATGGTCTTTCCCATGTTGAAGAGGTAGGCGGCGGCGCAGACCACAAAGAACGCGGGCAGGTTGGCCCAGCCAAAGACCTCTCCCCCGATGAGCAGCGGCGCGAGGAAGGTGTTGGTGGCCGCGCCAAAGACCGCGGCGTAGCCGAGCGCGGCCGCAAGCGCCACGGGAAGCCCCAGCGGCCCGGCCAGCACCACGCCCAGACACGCGCCAATGGAGAAGAGCGGCGTGACCTCGCCGCCCTGATAGCCGGCCGAGAGCGTGAGCACGGTCAGCGCGAGCTTGAGGGCCCAGTCCCAGGGAAGGACG
Protein-coding regions in this window:
- a CDS encoding L-lactate dehydrogenase, which encodes MALIRKIGVIGQGHVGAHVANSLLMQGVADELYLADINAQKLESECQDLTDSMSFYPHNCRVVNCGEKYELLAGCDVVVNAAGDVAKAAGDRDGELFVTAEITRTWPRRLVDAGFGGVIVTISNPCDVVATEIWHLTGYDPRRIIGSGTALDSARLKNAIARRVNLDQRSICAYMLGEHGTSQFAAWSAVNFGGKPLAELAAEQPDRFGFNLAQVEKDARFGGYVTYAGKGCTEYAIANAAVRLVRAVVSDEHLVTACSTLLTGEYGESGHYTSLPCVVGAAGVEEVVTLSLTEAEEAQLHASCEHIKGNIARLTWWDEERHPSLR